GAATGTAACAAACAGCTATGAGTCCATATAAGAATAACAAACATTAGGAAATTAAGCAATACCTCCTCTCCAAAAGAATCAAGGTATAGAGACGGCCAAAAGGCCAGACGAGCAGATCGCTGCAACAGGATTGTTGTTTTCTGCGCAGAAGACCATCAAAATTGAAGCATATTCACATAAGAAAGAACAGAGGACGTTATACTGGACAAAATAGTATCATGTGTAATGAGATAGGGTGGTTCTTTGTTATTTGGGGTTTCTCATGCcccttttcttcttaatataaaagatatgcagctctcctgcatgttcaAGGGAAAAAAAGTAATGAGCTAGTACGTACCCTCACTAGAAGAAATATGCCAATACCAGCACCACATTGCAATGCATGATTCTGGCATTTACCAGTCCTACAAACAAATAAAATTAGGACAGGCGTTTGATAAATTATGGCACAACACAAGGTAATAGGAACTTTTACAAGCAAAGTTCTATCACCTGCAGCATGCATGGTTTCCAACTAGGCGAACATAGTTTGCCACAAAGCAAACACAGTGCCGGTTCATCAGGCACTGAGCCACAATCAGGGCATTGCATCTTGACATATCTAGATGGAAAAATAATAAGCCATCAGTTCCAGGAAAAAAGGCGGAGCTCGCATAAAATCTCATCCCAGCTTAGAAGAACCAGACCAAACCTTTCTAGGAGAACCTGGTATACATCTGGTAGTTGCATCAGCCTAAATGGAACTGCAGGGGTAGAAAAGAGAGTGCCTCTATATTTACGGGGATTGTAATCTTCACAGAAATGCTGAGACCATTTTaaggccgggggcagggccggccggGAGTGTAAATTGAAAATTGTGGGCGGATTCAGTACAATAAAAAGAACCATAACCTATCTTCATTCCTATTTAGCGCCAAAGTCATCATTTTCTCACACTATATCCTCAGCATTACAATTTTCAAAAATAGTGTGTGACTACAATCGTATCACCAAATAGGGAACTTAAAAAATCCAAAAATAAATTCTGAATCCAAACAATTTTTGCAAGATTATATTATTTTGGTTCCTCGTGGTAAGGTAAGTCAAAATTTTAGGTTTATCCTCTGCATGAAAATAGTGAACACAGCACTCTTAATATAAACATCATACACATGGTAGCACAAAACATGAGAGCAACAATAGGAAAGTGAAAAAAAAGGCTGCTTAACCTTTTCCGGATCAAGAACCATAAGGCAAAAGGCATCTACTGGGCCAGCTAATGGATCGAGATGAACGCCCTTAACGTGCTCGTCATCTAGAACTGGAATGCCTGGCTGTGGTCCTAAGTACTGCAATCTCGACTTCACTGAACTTGAAAACCATGCTTTCTCCCTGTGCTGTGAAAGAAGTGACAACCATTGTTTACCACGGATTGAACAGAAAACTCTATTTTACATGAGAATACAACAAGGTAAGCGATAGGGCTATTCGAAGCAGCATATACAAAAATTTTGACAGGTTGTTGAGGTGACAAGAACATATGGTTGAACCTAATAAATGAGCAAAACCCAGGTATGAACTTGAAGTAAAGCTATACTAAGCTaaactactagaaacaaagttcTCAGTGATCTGATGAAATTTAGCACCACAAGTTAGTGTGATGATTTCGTCACAATATTAGCAGCTAAAAGAATACTAAAGGGGAAAACCAAATAACAAAAGGATGCACTACAGCCTACAGGCAAATAAATGTAACCCCCTTTTTAAGCAATCAACGAATAACAATCCCTGTCCTGACACCTAAAACAGTATGTCACGGGGGTGATCAGGAAACACCAAAAGCTCCTAGCAGCATACAGAAAATGAAAGACCTACGCACTGTTTACATGTTGCTTGGGCAttttgttagaattttagaaccAAGAGAATCACAGAAGTTCAACTCAGCCAGTGGATATTATCCTTGTTTTAATTTAACTGGACTTGCATTAAATATTCCCATCAATCATGCTACACGTAAATTTGGGGTCATTTAAAGACTCCTTTTCTGGTAGATCTATCCAAAGACAAAACACAGCCCAACCTTCCATGTTCCCAGTGGTTTGCTCGATGACTCAACTTTtctttatatataatatatatcgaATAAGGCATCCCATAATCAAATTATTCACAATTAACACCATCAATTAAACTTTCTTTTTTGGAGAAATCTACAGCAGAAACCACGAACTGTAATGATACAGGTTTGAAGATGCACTCCTAAGACTTCTGCGGATCTTCTATGATTATTAGTTAGGATCTCTAATCATTTGAGGGCAGTCCACCCAATTTTTAGCGCTAGATCTCAAACCTGCTTTTTGGTAAAAACTCTCCGTAAGGTAGCACAAGTTTCTACTTGCAGAAAGTGATGGGTGCTATGACTCCACAACCGTTTCGGGGAATCAACGACTAGACAGTAGCTACGCCCCCTCATTGTCACCATCTCAGTAACCCCAATTTGATCTTACTTCCTCCAGCACCCAGATCGGAGCTAACAAGAGCAAGAGAATCGAGGAGTACGAGTACCTGCAGGAGTGGGCAACGAGGCGGAGTCCATCCGTGGAGAAGCCGGTGCACTTGTCGAGCTTGAGCTCCTGCAGCATGTGGCCCCTGGCACGGACGAGCTCAGCGAGGTCGTTGTCCGTGACGACCATGCGGCGGAGGTGGAGCGCCTTGAGGCACTCGAGCGGCACGGCGAGCTCGGTGACCCAGGGGCGGGCGTAGGCGCCCCAGTCGTCGGGTATGAGGCCATACATGGCCGCGCGGGGCTTCCCGTTCACGGCCAGCGACCCGAGCCGCGGGAACTGCGCGAGCAGGCGCGCCGGGGCGGCGCGGAGGTCGGGCGGTGCGGTGGTGGGGCGGCGGGGCGCGCAGCGGCGGCGgggcgagcagcggcggcggcacgcaGCAGTGGCGTATGAAATGTGGGCGGCGATTTTGGGTCAGGCCGctggccgattt
Above is a genomic segment from Miscanthus floridulus cultivar M001 chromosome 3, ASM1932011v1, whole genome shotgun sequence containing:
- the LOC136546383 gene encoding uncharacterized protein isoform X1 → MASYPTTGAPTPAPGSPSSPCRSSASRRSTSAAWSSRTTTSLSSSVPGATCCRSSSSTSAPASPRMDSASLPTPADMSRCNALIVAQCLMNRHCVCFVANYVRLVGNHACCRTGKCQNHALQCGAGIGIFLLVRKTTILLQRSARLAFWPSLYLDSFGEEPPSAGSNHPGSASPGDPAFPSPPSHRLP
- the LOC136546383 gene encoding coronatine-insensitive protein homolog 1b-like isoform X2, with the translated sequence MYGLIPDDWGAYARPWVTELAVPLECLKALHLRRMVVTDNDLAELVRARGHMLQELKLDKCTGFSTDGLRLVAHSCRYVKMQCPDCGSVPDEPALCLLCGKLCSPSWKPCMLQDW